From Synoicihabitans lomoniglobus, the proteins below share one genomic window:
- a CDS encoding AlkZ-related protein, giving the protein MSTPTVKTLEQAFEFVQRVKLCHIFTDNKGVAPSLWDATDLPEKQPGESGWGQKVQAVWRWKNELPSTYPDEIFYGKIKGGKAVLMSMEHLRTEHYPQHHVPVEKCSPLARQVYDLIRVEPLKTGDLRKEITSGDKSRKTAFDKALAELQITLNIVRSNDPANENDTWLRLAEQYPEFG; this is encoded by the coding sequence ATGTCCACCCCCACAGTCAAAACGCTCGAACAGGCCTTTGAATTCGTGCAGCGGGTCAAACTCTGCCACATCTTCACCGATAACAAGGGCGTCGCACCGTCTCTCTGGGATGCCACAGACCTGCCCGAGAAACAACCCGGTGAATCCGGCTGGGGCCAAAAGGTGCAGGCCGTGTGGCGATGGAAGAACGAACTGCCCTCCACCTACCCCGACGAAATCTTCTACGGCAAAATCAAAGGCGGCAAAGCCGTGCTCATGAGCATGGAACACCTGCGCACCGAGCACTATCCACAACACCATGTGCCGGTGGAAAAATGCAGCCCGCTCGCCCGCCAAGTTTACGACCTCATCCGCGTGGAACCATTGAAAACCGGCGACCTGCGCAAGGAGATCACCAGCGGCGACAAATCCCGCAAAACCGCCTTCGACAAGGCGCTGGCCGAACTACAGATCACGCTGAATATCGTGCGCTCCAACGACCCGGCCAACGAAAACGACACCTGGTTGCGCCTGGCCGAACAGTATCCGGAATTCGGCTGA